Genomic window (Mya arenaria isolate MELC-2E11 chromosome 16, ASM2691426v1):
ATTACTGATGACTTTCATGTAGAAGTATTGTTTGTGCTAcgattttgtattttgtcatataatttcgcgataatatataaataataaagtaaagGCATTCGTGATGGCAATTGCCAAAACAaaccaaaactaaaaaaaacaacggtTCATGCAGCTGTGGggaacatatttacatatagaCCTCCAAAGAGACTTTAACAGattcttttgttttgaatggATTCTGACAATCATTAATCTTTATCCAATTTAAAAGTGCACCAAGGATCGAGGCTGTACGAGGATATGAGCCAGTGTGAACAGCCTGCCACTGCTGCTAATggtgatgatgaggatgatggcCCTGTTACAGCCAAGACcaacaacccccccccccccaacattCCAACTACCCGTTCATTATTCGATGCTCGGCAGAGCAGAATCCAAGAGGGTAAATAGAAAAATTTCATGGAATGTAAAATGGTTTTCATAATTGAACCTTgcatctttttattattataaacatttacaaacagcCAATCACAGTATTGGTTTAATGGTTCACTGTATATTACCTGAAgtgtcttgtttaaatttttatttttgacagaatGGTATTTGTTCCAGATCGAGACACCTGGATCTTTGTGCTTTTGGAAAACCAGCAGGAGCAATTGCGACAGCATACGCAGCTCCTGCGTCTCATCCTGGCGAGAGGTTTAGCACAAGATGCAGTTCCGAATGAGTTGCCAGAGGGGATATCTTTCCCCCTCAAAACTGTGGTGGATTTGGCAGCCTTCAAAAAGCGAAAGTCACAAGCGAATACTCCAACATCCGTTGTAAGTTTCCCAAACATAgttgtctgattttttttatgaagtgtctttaaatttaaacatgcataatttgagctttaaaattacattttgaagtGACTTTATTcatataagtttgtttttgaaacgtgatctgatattatcaatataagGGCAGACACACAAACTAAGCCAGTATAGGGGGCGATGACAgtgcttcaaattttaatatttaattgtaccACATTGAGTGTGATACTATGGTTCTGCTTGAAAGTTTTTGCTGTTTTGCATTTACATGTGGATTTACAGTCATCATGCACAACTTTTTGTTCAAGGTAAAATACTTAGCAGAATATGGTGGGAGTGACACAGTGGACACGGTTTCACAGATAATGAAGACGGTGTTGACAACAAATCTGGCCCGCCAATACAACCTAAAGGGAACCaaacaaaaagataaacatCTTTACAGCAGGTGGTTTTCTTGTTGTATATATTAAGGTGTGCTAAATGAAACTACCTATGCTGTGCATATACATCAatggatttaaagaaaatatataactgAGTATTAGtcttaaaaaatgacattttttttaagatacctatctaaaaaaaattctgCCTAACTAAAATTACCATATATAGTTGACGATAAAATGCTGCTTATttattactaaacatttgataatcACTTTGATGAAATAACTGTCTCAGATATTCATCTATCCACTAACACTATTTACAGGATGTCTACAATTGAACCCTGCAACACACTTTAGAACCGCAAGGAAATGGAGGGGGCCATTTAGAGTCTCAAGGTCGTGAGGTTGGCCGCAAAGACCGAGCATGGGTCACCCCGATGCTTCCTGAGTAGAATGTTGACTTATTTACTTACCATAAAAATTCGGAATTACGACTCAAAATTAAACCAACAAAaattgtcagaatatttttcCAATTGATTATGTACAGTATGTATGCttctattgttttatcataaacacATCAATGTCGTGTGACATGTTATGTAGTTTGTATGCAAAAtgtatcacaataatgtaatagtgAGATATCCCAACTTTTCCCCTAAATTTTCATATCGTTAAAGGTTGCAAGAAGAGCATTTCTCACTGTATTTATAGGCAAATCCTATTGCtcttacttttttgtaaaaacataaGACAAACTGTCCGTGACAAATAAGAGACCCATCAACAAGACAAATATGTTTAGTTCACATTTGGATGATTGTTTTAAAGGAGACTCTTAATAAGCGAAACCTGTTGGCAttgaataattatcataatatctTGGAATGATGtcgatttttgttttactataatattttcttatcctGGGTACAgcattttaaactttgatacaATCAcgataaacttattttaagatTAAGTAAGATATTTGGCTGaataaaataagctacttaagggtgttacgcttaagaactttcgagaaattggggccagatgacTTTAACCCCATTTATTTCCTTGGCTATAACTGTGATCCCAGATTTGTACATGgtagatacattttttttaacctatgGATTGAATGTGTATATATGAGTTAATCCTTCTTGATATACAACAATGAATCAGGtccaaatgatataattttatgttaatatttaatgttaatatttgttataacttaTATGCTGTTGCTCtacttttgtttcaaatgtattttgtaatgtAACTCAACATACATGGAGGAAATAAGGAAATAAggatatatatgtgtgtgtgtgtgtgtgtgtgcgtgcgtgcgtgtgtgtgtgtgtgtgtgtgtgtgtgtgtgtgtgtgtgtgttttaacatTCAGTCATGTCAGTTCACTAGTCAGTACTACAAAGTGCATTAATTGTGTTAGTCTGGTAGCTCtggtttttgtttatttttttctccttttaaattctttttttttattttacatgtatgattTTTGTGATTGAATCCAATGTGCCAATTAACTTGaaactgttatttcatttctggTTTGAAACGCTGCTTTATGTCTAAGCAATATTGTTATACTTGAATGTGTAGATGCACTCCATGCTCTGTTTATTAGAATTGTGCGTCTTTCgattagtgtttttttaacaaattctttaaagcattcggagctcctcggccatttttatcgaaaacaaacgCAGATGTATGACGGTACATCAGgtgaagtagtttgtaaatttcttaattatatcattaattaaatgaagggttTTAGAGTTgtgtttattgatctaagtttaaactgattgccagtgaagtgtattattgcaaacattattaagattcccaagagttatgtcataaagtttaactgctaaaaaaATTACTACATgttctacttgcagcggacttaaacgtaccgctttctgagtatgtaaaccgtccaaatacatcagaggtttttcttgataaaatggccgaggagctccgaatgtcgttaaagcctttaaaacgtgtgtttttttacatgtaatttttGACACGCTTTTTCAGTTTGACAGCTTTAACTGACAGatacaatcaataaaacaaagttttcacttattaagttattaatcaAATTACCATATAAATGTACTAGATCTTTTTAGCTTGGTATTGTCAAACCAAACTGAAAAAATGTGTCATAATTTCAGtcacatttttcttgtttgcCACTTTTATATTGCCAGTATTACCCAAAATCTTAACATTGTcagtatgttatttttgttgacttttttaGTGCAcatcttgttttacatttcttatgttttcatgttaataaaCTTAATAAGATTATTGCTATCTTTGTtgtgtaatgaaatattatgttgacattATGTCATTTGTACTTCTCAACATAGCTGTTTGTCTAGATAACCAATGAAAGGATAGTAATGCAATAGGTAACATtcaagatcaaatattgtaGGTAATTggaatcaataaaatatagcaTGTAATGACAAAAGTAACGGTTTACCCCAAATTAATTGCTTAGGTAGGGCATATAGAGCCCACAAATACCatgtgggacccatatgggtcccatatcAAGCCCTGTTCAAAAACCCATGTGGGGCCCATATGGGACCTAAATCGAGCCCAGCTCCAAAACCCATGTGGGgcccatatgggtcccacatTCAGCCCATATGGGTTGCCCATATGGGACCCACATGGAGACCTGTTGCAAAACCCATATGGGGCCAGATGGGTAGCCCACATGTGACCCATATGGTAACCCatgtgggacccatatgggtcccatatgtTTTGCTGGCTGGGTATTCACACTAACTCTTCGCTTGATTTCCTTTATTTGGCGCTCACATTCATTGTTCGAATTTAAGTCGCGGGAACTGTCGTCTGATATTTTAAGTCGTCTAATATATAATTTGACAGTATTTAGAtactaattaaaatataaaacaccatagtatttataaatttatatatgtactCTTTGACGCGTTTAACTATCATCCAcaatagcatatatatatatacgttttataaataagaataagaattcGCGGGTGTTAAAAGGTCCGCCCATTGCCACTCTTCCGATACACAATCACTGTGTCAGACTTTGATAacttttgataatgttttaaatctgaaacaaacattttgttcaggtttaaaacaaaatgattactTTTTCCGGTcctgtttcataaaaaaatcgaccacattaaaatatatttacactcGGAGAAGTGCTCTGATAACCGTCGATGACTGCTTCACTGATTTAACAGTCAACAAGTACAGTATAATTTAACCAATAGTattgcgaaaagctacagaaacaagctcagtagcaaaatgtttaaacaaaaaccctgtttaatggcactgggcaagcgccaaagacatagaacacaaaatcacaaacaaggaatatggaagaacagcacaaaactgcACAGTGCATGCACATATAtataggtgtgtttatcaaggattgttaggtaccgcagtgaaacggtcagtaaaatgtaaatttactgccgtcaaagggacataataaaatgtaaaaatatagaTGATTAATTTACAAATCGTAataatattcattcatttttcctGTTTTAAGTTAcaatagtttacattttaaaatctttattgaaaaatatgaacACAAATTATCCTATATAAGTTAAAACTAACAGTCCTTAATTAGTATAGAATATAACGTTGTCCGGTCAATAACCGACGACGAATTTCTGTCCGAGATTCTGTCTCTAAAAACCTGGTTCAtatcattaaagtgacactcttataaAAAGtcaatatacacaaaataaagcaaacataaattttaagtggtAAACCTTAAACTTCTTACTAAACAATGcacatttggaaaatattaaatacttaaaacaatattaggACCATGTACTTACTATCTGAatacgcaaacatattaaatgatttgtgaatgctaaaagatttactctgATCTACTATCATTTCATAtgttagaaataccgtgttttctgcacctttctttcaaattaaactcggtttcaCACATAAGGAACATTGGTTTTGACATtgatttattcatcctttttggtatattaaaacaattatattaattgtggtaattctatttgggagtaagagtgcatctttaaaagataatgaattattattatgtgATAAGTATCGTGTCCCCTAGTTAATTTAACAATCACATAGAACGCTTTTTTACACATGTGCAGAGTGTGGGAATAATGTACTTAGCCCGATCGCCCGTGGcgacaaaaaaaaatgacccGAATTCGAAAAAATCCTTGTAGATTGTCGGACTGGCGATGAAATCGTCGGGCttgttggtaaaaaaaaaatcgggtGCATGTTTACCTCGACACCCATTGACCGGCTTCCGGATAATATCTCATTGTTACGAATGTTATATGTtgcagtgatctccctttacaagcaataaaaacacgCGAAACtgcttaaaaataattattttgacggaaattatttttcagattGTCAATACATTTTTGATACAGTGAGATATCGAAGTttagatgttgttgttgtttttgttgtttttt
Coding sequences:
- the LOC128221238 gene encoding uncharacterized protein LOC128221238; translation: MSQCEQPATAANGDDEDDGPVTAKTNNPPPPNIPTTRSLFDARQSRIQEDRDTWIFVLLENQQEQLRQHTQLLRLILARGLAQDAVPNELPEGISFPLKTVVDLAAFKKRKSQANTPTSVVKYLAEYGGSDTVDTVSQIMKTVLTTNLARQYNLKGTKQKDKHLYSRMSTIEPCNTL